In Gordonia sp. SL306, the genomic window CGTCGGGTGATCGGACGATTGGAACTCCGGGCGTGATCGGTGATGCCGCGAACCTCGCGGAAGTCGATGCCCAACAATTGCGCGGCGGCCCGGTAGTCACCGGAGCGATGTCCGGTGGACAACGACCAGTGGTGTGCCACACCGGTTCCCGACCACTCGTCCACCCATTCGCCCGGGTCGCGGCCGAAATCGACCCGGCTCGTCGTGTTGCCGATGGCCAGTAGCGGTCCCGGAACCACCTCTCCTTCCGAGGCGATCAGAGAGAGGGAGCCGTCGGCGTCCTGCCCGAGTCCCAGCACGGTGACCGGTCCGTGCTGTACGTCGAACTCGACACTGACGCCCCAACCTCGCTTGCCGTGGTAAACGCCGAGTCCACGCAGGGTGGGTTCACGCGAGGCGACGCCGAGGTGCGCCGGGCCGTCGTGTCCCATCTCGACGACGTCGTCCTCGAAGTTCAGCGCCTGGATCTCGCAGAACGACCCACCGGCGCCGACCACCTGGGTGACCAGCTGCGCGACCGACGTCCGCAGCTCGAACTCTCCGGTGGTGGGGATTCCGCGCGCCGTCAGCAGCGAGGCACCCAGGATCATCCCGGCGCCAAGTCGCTCGTGCTGTTCACCGTCGAGACCACGGTGGTAGTAGGCGAGACTGTCGAGCCCGAAGTCGTCGACCAGACGGTCGAGGCCCACGGATACCTTGGCACCCCAGAAGAAGTCGTCCTCGTCGACGGTGGAGTCGACGGTGAAGAGCTCGCGGGCCAGCTCCATGCGTTCGGTGACCTCGCGGTCGGTCACCGCCGCGACACGCACCCGCAGGTCGTCGAACTCGAGCACCTCGACGTGCGATCCGAAGGTGGCCGGCAGCAGGGTCATGTCGGTCGAGACGTCGAGCATCCCGGGGTAGACGTGCCCCATCAGCCCGTGCCGCGCATGCCGCAACGTGGCGCGCACCTGGGCGGCATTGATCCACTGCTCGATACGACGCCAGGCACTCGGCTGGTTCAACCATCCGGAGACCGAGCGGAACGGCACGCCGGAACGCCGGAACACATTGCCGAGCTCCGGCACGGAGCACTGGCCGCAGTACGCGAGCCACGCACCGGTGTCGAAGGTGGCGTGGTCCATCTTCTCGGTGGGCTGCAGGTCGATCACCAGGATCGGCGCGTTCGACCGTTTCGCGATCGGCATCACCATCGACGCGGTCAGGTAAGTCGTCAGGAAGAGGACGATGATGTCGCAGTCGGCGCGTCGAAGGACTTCGGCCGCCCGGTCCCCGTCGCGTGCATCCGAGATGAACCCGACGTCGACGACGTCGGCGTCGAACTCCCGGAAGCGTTCCGCGACGAATTCGGCCGACTGCTCGAGCTGCGGCAGCAGATCAGGAAACTGGGGCCAGTAGGTGCCGAGGCCTCCCGCGACCAGGCCGACGCGCGCCTTCCGCCGCGTCTTTGCAGGGGGCAATGCGGTTCGAAAACTGTCCATGAGCTGCGTCATTTCGCGATTCTCTCCTTGGGTCTATCAGCTCCACCTCGTGGATTTAATCGATTAAATCACCAAGGTGCTCTGCATCACAACCCCTCGCCGAGAGTGGTGTGCGTCCGCCGCGCTAGCTCGGCGCCGACTCCCTGATCACCAGTTCAGGGGAGAGGCGTCGCGCCTGATGTGTGTGCTCGGTGCCGCCGGTCTCGGCGTCGAGTTCATCGAGCAGCAGCGATACGGCCAGCTCACCCAGTTCGTTCTTCGGCTGTTTCACCGACGTGAGCGGGACCAGCGACTCCCACGCGAGCGGGAGATCGCCGTAGCCGACCACCGCCACGTCGTCGGGTACCGACAGCCCGGCAGCGCTCAGTCCGCGCACCACACCGACGGCCAGCTGATCGTTGGTGCAGAAGATGGCGCGGGGCCGATCCGCTTCGAGGATCTCCTCGATGGCCTGCTGCCCGTTG contains:
- a CDS encoding L-fucose/L-arabinose isomerase family protein, producing MTQLMDSFRTALPPAKTRRKARVGLVAGGLGTYWPQFPDLLPQLEQSAEFVAERFREFDADVVDVGFISDARDGDRAAEVLRRADCDIIVLFLTTYLTASMVMPIAKRSNAPILVIDLQPTEKMDHATFDTGAWLAYCGQCSVPELGNVFRRSGVPFRSVSGWLNQPSAWRRIEQWINAAQVRATLRHARHGLMGHVYPGMLDVSTDMTLLPATFGSHVEVLEFDDLRVRVAAVTDREVTERMELARELFTVDSTVDEDDFFWGAKVSVGLDRLVDDFGLDSLAYYHRGLDGEQHERLGAGMILGASLLTARGIPTTGEFELRTSVAQLVTQVVGAGGSFCEIQALNFEDDVVEMGHDGPAHLGVASREPTLRGLGVYHGKRGWGVSVEFDVQHGPVTVLGLGQDADGSLSLIASEGEVVPGPLLAIGNTTSRVDFGRDPGEWVDEWSGTGVAHHWSLSTGHRSGDYRAAAQLLGIDFREVRGITDHARSSNRPITRRETHA